In a genomic window of Callithrix jacchus isolate 240 chromosome 22, calJac240_pri, whole genome shotgun sequence:
- the NAT14 gene encoding putative N-acetyltransferase 14, giving the protein MASSHLSVREMREDEKPLVLEMLKAGVKDTENRVALHALTRPPALLLLAAASSGLRFVLASFALALLLPVFLAVAAVKLGLRARWGSLPPPGGLGGPWVAVRGSGDVCGVLALAPGTNAGDGARVTRLSVSRWHRRRGVGRRLLAFAEARARAWAGGMGETRARLVVPVAVATWGVAGMLEGCGYQAEGGWGCLGYTLVREFSKDL; this is encoded by the exons ATGGCCTCCAGCCACCTGTCAGTGCGGGAGATGAGGGAAGATGAGAAGCCCCTGGTGCTGGAGATGCTGAAG GCCGGCGTGAAGGACACTGAGAACCGCGTGGCCCTCCATGCCCTGACACGGCCACCAGCCCTGCTCCTCCTGGCGGCAGCCAGCAGCGGCCTGCGCTTTGTCCTGGCTTCCTTTGCCCTGGCCCTCCTCCTGCCGGTGTTCctggctgtggctgctgtgaAGCTGGGCCTGCGGGCCCGATGGGGCTCACTGCCTCCCCCAGGTGGCTTGGGGGGCCCCTGGGTGGCAGTGCGGGGCTCTGGCGATGTATGTGGGGTCCTGGCCCTGGCCCCTGGCACCAATGCAGGGGACGGGGCCCGGGTCACCCGCCTCTCTGTCTCTCGCTGGCACCGCCGCCGGGGAGTGGGCAGGAGGCTGCTGGCCTTTGCGGAGGCCCGGGCTAGGGCCTGGGCTGGGGGCATGGGGGAGACCCGGGCTAGGCTCGTGGTCCCCGTGGCTGTGGCCACCTGGGGTGTGGCGGGGATGCTGGAGGGCTGTGGCTACCAGGCTGAGGGCGGCTGGGGCTGCCTAGGCTACACACTGGTGAGGGAGTTCAGCAAAGACCTGTGA